From the genome of Populus alba chromosome 10, ASM523922v2, whole genome shotgun sequence, one region includes:
- the LOC118059923 gene encoding large ribosomal subunit protein uL10c, whose amino-acid sequence MEATGLLSFPSSKPPPSRTHFRPANPFSLSFPTTHKTSVSHRPITIKSAISRTKKEETVEIVKTQLENCYLLAAIKYTGFTVKQFQDFRRSLPESSKLIVAKNTLVYKAIEGTPWEALKPCMTGMNAWLFVHTEEIPEALKPYRDFQKEKKLENDFTGAVFEGKFYGPDDFKQLETMPSRAEIYAKILGALQGPAIGLVGTLQAPARDVVMVLKAYVQKLEEESGGQ is encoded by the coding sequence ATGGAAGCCACAGGTCTCCTCTCCTTCCCCTCCTCGAAACCCCCTCCTTCCCGAACCCATTTTCGCCCCGCAAACCCTTTTTCCCTTTCCTTCCCCACAACCCACAAAACCTCCGTTTCACACAGGCCCATTACCATCAAATCCGCAATTTCCCGCACCAAAAAGGAAGAAACAGTAGAAATAGTCAAAACCCAGCTCGAAAATTGTTACCTCTTAGCAGCTATAAAATACACAGGCTTCACAGTCAAACAATTTCAAGACTTTAGAAGATCATTGCCTGAATCATCAAAACTCATTGTAGCTAAAAACACCCTGGTTTATAAGGCCATTGAAGGCACTCCATGGGAAGCTTTAAAACCTTGTATGACAGGAATGAATGCTTGGCTTTTTGTGCATACCGAAGAGATACCCGAAGCTTTAAAGCCTTATAGGGAttttcaaaaggaaaagaagttaGAGAATGATTTCACCGGGGCTGTCTTTGAAGGAAAGTTTTACGGGCCCGATGATTTTAAGCAGCTTGAAACTATGCCGTCTAGAGCTGAGATTTATGCTAAGATTTTGGGGGCTTTACAGGGTCCTGCTATTGGATTGGTGGGTACTTTACAGGCGCCAGCGAGGGATGTTGTCATGGTTTTGAAGGCTTATGTGCAGAAATTGGAGGAGGAGAGTGGTGGGCAATAG